A portion of the Pseudomonas synxantha BG33R genome contains these proteins:
- a CDS encoding ABC transporter substrate-binding protein codes for MYSRIALSCLSLALLTGTAHAAPTLYLGMNGGTMERVYADKVLPAFEKANNVKVVIVPGTSSDILAKVQANKANPQMHVMFLDDGIMYRAISMGLCDKLTPSPTLEQIPAKARIKDEAVAVTLGVTGLGYNAKMFKDKGWSAPTSWMDLADPRFKDKVVFQSLASSTFGLHGFLMFNRIQGGDETNVEPGFKAWPTSVGPNVLEYIASSAKISEMVQTDEAALFPLTPTQVATQKLLGIPMEYAQPKEGAVVLNVAECVIARNDQPELAQKLAAFLLTAEAQAPALEDGDQIPSNPTTPTTEKTRAQVEAMQGYLQTAISIDWDQVNQARPEWNARWSRSIER; via the coding sequence ATGTACTCACGCATCGCTTTATCCTGCTTGTCCCTCGCCTTGCTCACCGGCACCGCCCATGCCGCCCCCACGCTGTACCTGGGCATGAACGGCGGTACCATGGAACGGGTGTACGCCGACAAGGTGCTGCCCGCCTTCGAGAAAGCCAACAACGTCAAGGTGGTGATCGTACCCGGCACCTCCTCGGACATCCTTGCCAAGGTCCAGGCCAACAAGGCCAACCCGCAGATGCACGTCATGTTCCTCGACGACGGCATCATGTACCGCGCGATCTCCATGGGTCTGTGCGACAAGCTCACGCCAAGCCCGACCCTGGAGCAGATCCCGGCCAAGGCCAGAATCAAGGACGAAGCCGTGGCCGTAACACTGGGCGTCACCGGCCTGGGTTACAACGCCAAGATGTTCAAGGACAAGGGCTGGTCCGCGCCCACCTCGTGGATGGACCTGGCCGACCCGCGTTTCAAGGACAAAGTGGTGTTCCAGTCCCTGGCCTCCTCCACCTTTGGCCTGCACGGTTTCCTGATGTTCAACCGCATCCAGGGTGGCGATGAAACCAATGTAGAACCGGGCTTCAAAGCCTGGCCTACCAGCGTCGGCCCCAACGTACTGGAATACATCGCCAGCTCCGCGAAAATCTCCGAGATGGTGCAAACCGACGAAGCCGCACTCTTCCCCCTGACGCCGACCCAGGTCGCCACGCAGAAGCTGTTGGGCATACCCATGGAATATGCGCAGCCCAAGGAAGGCGCGGTGGTTCTCAACGTGGCCGAGTGCGTGATCGCCCGCAATGACCAGCCGGAACTGGCGCAGAAACTCGCGGCGTTCTTGCTGACCGCTGAGGCCCAGGCGCCGGCGCTGGAGGACGGCGACCAGATTCCGTCGAACCCGACGACGCCCACCACCGAAAAGACTCGGGCACAGGTGGAAGCCATGCAGGGTTACTTGCAGACGGCGATTTCAATTGATTGGGACCAGGTTAACCAGGCGAGGCCGGAATGGAATGCGCGGTGGAGTCGCTCGATTGAGCGTTGA
- a CDS encoding isochorismatase family protein, with protein MTLAKTAIASFDVDAQKSFTPLCPNELPVVGGDRIGAELNYMASLAGHRIGSKDAHTPHAPWVVAQHSQMLQPTGLAHADVTWVSHCVPGTEGFTLLDELPAPYDYDYFIWKGVEPDLHPYGACYHDLHDKLSTGVIEYLKARGVVRVIVGGLALDYCVKTTALQLLQAGLQVVLHLPACRSISEEGGVQAVNELLKAGAVISSTRDELAAIAQRSSLNAQSSDSTAHSIPASPG; from the coding sequence ATGACCCTTGCGAAAACCGCCATCGCCTCATTCGACGTCGACGCGCAGAAAAGCTTCACGCCTTTGTGCCCCAACGAATTGCCGGTGGTCGGAGGCGACCGCATTGGCGCCGAACTCAACTACATGGCCAGCCTCGCCGGTCATCGCATCGGCAGCAAGGACGCCCACACCCCGCACGCCCCTTGGGTGGTCGCGCAGCACAGCCAGATGTTGCAGCCCACTGGCCTTGCCCACGCCGATGTCACCTGGGTCAGCCACTGCGTGCCGGGTACCGAAGGCTTCACGTTGCTCGACGAACTGCCAGCGCCTTATGACTATGACTACTTCATCTGGAAGGGCGTCGAACCCGACCTGCACCCTTATGGCGCCTGCTACCACGACCTGCACGACAAACTGTCCACCGGCGTCATCGAGTACCTCAAGGCCCGAGGGGTGGTGCGTGTGATCGTCGGCGGCCTGGCTTTGGACTACTGCGTCAAGACCACTGCGTTGCAGTTGCTCCAGGCCGGATTGCAAGTGGTCTTGCACCTGCCGGCGTGCCGCAGCATCAGCGAGGAGGGGGGTGTACAGGCGGTCAATGAGTTGCTCAAGGCGGGTGCTGTCATCAGTAGCACCCGTGATGAGCTGGCCGCGATTGCGCAGCGCTCAAGCCTCAACGCTCAATCGAGCGACTCCACCGCGCATTCCATTCCGGCCTCGCCTGGTTAA
- a CDS encoding (2Fe-2S)-binding protein codes for MALFKRLTETQRPALAFTLDGQPATGLLGDTLLTAMLTCADHLRGSDFSAERRAGFCLMGACQDCWVRLADGRRVRACSTLLEEGHAISRDPGRQP; via the coding sequence ATGGCGCTGTTCAAGCGACTGACCGAAACCCAGCGCCCAGCCCTGGCGTTCACCCTTGATGGGCAGCCGGCCACCGGGCTGCTCGGCGATACCTTGCTGACTGCCATGCTGACCTGCGCCGACCATCTGCGCGGCAGCGATTTCAGCGCCGAACGCCGCGCCGGTTTTTGCCTGATGGGGGCGTGCCAGGATTGTTGGGTACGGCTTGCCGATGGGCGACGCGTACGGGCCTGCTCGACGTTGCTCGAAGAAGGTCACGCGATCAGCCGCGATCCAGGACGGCAGCCATGA
- a CDS encoding NAD(P)/FAD-dependent oxidoreductase, whose amino-acid sequence MIDVIVLGGGIVGASAALTLARKGQRVALVERDFCGSHSSGVNYGGVRRQGRPLHQLPLSQRAHQLWADLPGLIGISGEYVRCGHLKLARSPADFAALHAYAEKTRGFDLGLQLLDRTELRGRFPWVGDVAVGASLCPEDGHANPRLVAPAFARAALRHGAEVYEQAEVIRIEHNSQQFQVHCANGLHLQAPWLLNCAGAWAGSVAAQFDEPVPLTSAHPAMLVTEPLPVVMTVSTGVEGGGVYARQVARGNCILGGGRGFALGPQQARPGQAALLEILRNASELYPFLKGAQAIRTWSGTEGYLPDHEPVIGPSSTQPGLLHGFGFAGAGFQLGPAVGEALAEIVCAGASRQPIEAFSIRRFQA is encoded by the coding sequence ATGATCGACGTCATCGTCCTGGGCGGCGGGATTGTCGGCGCTTCGGCAGCTTTGACACTCGCGCGAAAAGGCCAGCGGGTGGCGCTGGTGGAACGGGATTTTTGTGGCTCGCACTCCAGCGGCGTCAATTATGGCGGCGTGCGCCGCCAGGGCCGGCCCTTGCATCAGTTACCGTTGTCCCAGCGCGCCCATCAACTGTGGGCCGACTTGCCAGGCTTGATTGGCATTAGTGGCGAGTACGTGCGCTGCGGGCATTTGAAGCTGGCGCGCAGCCCGGCAGATTTTGCTGCGCTGCATGCGTATGCCGAAAAAACCCGTGGCTTCGACCTGGGCTTGCAGCTGTTGGATCGCACTGAGTTGCGCGGGCGTTTCCCCTGGGTGGGCGACGTGGCAGTGGGTGCCTCCTTGTGCCCGGAAGACGGACATGCCAACCCGCGACTAGTGGCCCCGGCCTTCGCCCGTGCCGCCCTACGCCACGGCGCCGAGGTGTACGAGCAAGCCGAAGTGATCCGCATCGAGCACAACAGCCAACAGTTCCAGGTGCACTGTGCCAATGGCTTGCATCTGCAAGCCCCCTGGCTGCTCAACTGCGCCGGTGCCTGGGCCGGCAGTGTCGCTGCACAGTTTGACGAGCCAGTACCGCTTACCTCGGCGCACCCGGCGATGCTGGTCACCGAACCACTGCCGGTGGTGATGACTGTCAGTACGGGTGTCGAGGGCGGAGGGGTCTATGCGCGGCAAGTCGCCAGGGGCAACTGCATCCTCGGCGGCGGTCGCGGCTTTGCCCTCGGCCCACAGCAAGCCAGGCCAGGTCAGGCCGCGCTGCTGGAAATTCTGCGCAATGCCAGCGAACTCTATCCATTTCTCAAGGGTGCCCAGGCGATACGGACCTGGAGCGGCACCGAAGGTTACTTGCCCGATCACGAACCGGTGATCGGCCCCAGCAGCACCCAACCTGGCCTGCTCCACGGTTTCGGCTTCGCCGGGGCCGGGTTCCAGCTCGGCCCCGCAGTCGGCGAAGCCCTGGCAGAGATTGTCTGCGCAGGGGCCAGCCGCCAGCCCATCGAAGCGTTTTCCATCCGTCGTTTCCAAGCCTGA
- a CDS encoding NAD(P)/FAD-dependent oxidoreductase, giving the protein MKPVAIVGAGPAGIAAARTLLDHGIKPCLIDENLRGGGQIYRRQPANFQRSAKQLYGFEASKAQTVHRIMDELAPLIDYRPQTLVWNAEDNRLDLLTSGRIDSVEYSRIIVATGATDRILPVPGWTLPGVYSLGAAQIALKYQGCAIGERVVFCGSGPLLYLVAYQYAQAGAKVLAVLDSAPFSAQCRALPALLRQPATLAKGLYYRAWLAAHGIAVHQGATLSQIDGEQRVHGIRWGEQTLECDAVAFAHALRSETQLADLLGCDFAWNNLNRAWLPQRDCAGRSSVEAVYLAGDGAGIMGADAAQMAGECAALALLEDAGITVDQHRQDTLQKQLARIQGFRQGLETAFPFPEQWAVQAPDELILCRCEEVSVGEVRAVVDEGHWEINRVKAHCRIGMGRCQGRMCGLATAEIVAQRSGRGIEQVGRLRGQAPIKPLPFGVEGQP; this is encoded by the coding sequence ATGAAGCCCGTGGCAATTGTAGGCGCAGGCCCAGCGGGCATCGCTGCCGCACGTACGCTGCTCGATCACGGCATAAAACCCTGCTTGATCGATGAGAACCTGCGCGGCGGCGGGCAGATATATCGGCGCCAACCGGCAAACTTCCAGCGCTCGGCCAAACAACTCTACGGCTTTGAAGCGAGCAAGGCGCAGACCGTGCATCGCATCATGGACGAGCTTGCGCCGTTGATCGACTACCGGCCGCAAACCCTGGTATGGAACGCCGAGGACAACCGTCTCGACCTGCTCACCAGTGGTCGCATCGACAGCGTTGAGTATTCGCGCATCATTGTCGCCACCGGCGCCACCGACCGTATCCTGCCGGTGCCGGGCTGGACCTTGCCGGGCGTCTACAGCCTGGGCGCGGCGCAAATCGCCTTGAAGTACCAGGGCTGCGCAATTGGCGAACGCGTAGTGTTTTGTGGTTCCGGGCCACTGCTCTATCTCGTCGCTTATCAATATGCCCAGGCGGGCGCCAAGGTGTTGGCCGTGCTCGACAGTGCGCCGTTCAGTGCCCAATGTCGCGCATTACCGGCGTTGCTCAGGCAACCGGCGACCCTGGCAAAGGGTTTGTATTACCGTGCTTGGCTGGCGGCCCATGGGATTGCCGTGCATCAGGGCGCAACGCTGTCGCAGATCGATGGAGAGCAACGGGTCCACGGCATTCGCTGGGGCGAACAGACACTGGAATGCGATGCGGTGGCCTTCGCGCATGCCCTGCGCAGCGAAACGCAGCTAGCGGATTTACTCGGCTGTGACTTTGCCTGGAATAATCTCAACCGCGCCTGGTTGCCGCAGCGGGACTGCGCTGGGCGCAGCAGCGTCGAGGCGGTGTATCTGGCTGGCGATGGCGCAGGGATCATGGGCGCGGATGCGGCGCAGATGGCTGGCGAATGTGCGGCGTTGGCGCTGCTGGAGGATGCCGGCATTACGGTCGATCAGCACCGCCAGGATACGCTGCAGAAGCAGTTGGCGAGGATCCAGGGCTTTCGTCAGGGCCTGGAAACCGCGTTCCCTTTCCCCGAACAATGGGCTGTGCAAGCCCCCGACGAACTGATTCTGTGCCGCTGCGAAGAGGTCAGCGTCGGTGAAGTGCGGGCAGTAGTGGATGAGGGTCACTGGGAAATAAATCGGGTCAAAGCCCATTGCCGCATTGGCATGGGCCGCTGTCAGGGACGGATGTGCGGGTTGGCGACGGCGGAAATTGTCGCCCAGCGCAGCGGGCGTGGCATCGAACAAGTCGGACGCCTGCGGGGCCAAGCGCCGATCAAGCCGCTGCCGTTTGGCGTGGAGGGGCAACCATGA
- a CDS encoding L-iditol 2-dehydrogenase: protein MKRLEGKSALITGSARGIGRAFAQAYIAEGATVAIADINLQRAQATAAELGPQAYAVAMDVTDQACIDAAIAAVVAHAGKLDILINNAALFDLAPIVDITRDSFERLFSINVAGTLFTLQAAARQMISQGHGGKIINMASQAGRRGEPLVAVYCATKAAVISLTQSAGLNLIKQGINVNAIAPGVVDGEHWDAVDALFARHEGLAPGEKKKRVGDEVPFGRMGTAQDLTGMAIFLASKEADYVVAQTYNVDGGNWMN from the coding sequence ATGAAACGACTCGAAGGTAAAAGCGCGTTGATCACCGGATCGGCGCGGGGTATCGGCCGAGCGTTTGCCCAGGCCTATATTGCTGAAGGCGCTACCGTTGCCATTGCCGACATCAATCTGCAACGCGCCCAGGCCACCGCTGCCGAATTGGGCCCCCAGGCTTATGCCGTGGCGATGGACGTCACCGATCAAGCTTGCATCGACGCCGCCATCGCCGCGGTCGTGGCCCATGCCGGCAAGCTGGATATCCTGATCAACAATGCTGCGCTGTTCGACCTGGCACCTATTGTCGACATTACCCGCGACAGCTTTGAGCGGCTGTTCTCGATCAACGTCGCCGGCACCCTGTTCACGCTACAAGCCGCGGCGCGGCAGATGATCAGCCAGGGCCATGGCGGCAAGATCATCAACATGGCCAGCCAGGCCGGACGGCGGGGTGAGCCGTTGGTAGCCGTCTATTGTGCGACCAAGGCGGCGGTGATCAGCCTGACGCAATCGGCGGGGTTGAACCTGATCAAGCAGGGCATCAACGTCAATGCCATCGCCCCGGGCGTAGTGGACGGCGAGCACTGGGACGCCGTTGATGCGCTGTTTGCCAGGCATGAGGGGCTGGCACCTGGCGAGAAGAAAAAGCGGGTAGGGGATGAGGTACCGTTCGGGCGCATGGGCACGGCGCAAGATCTGACCGGAATGGCGATCTTCCTGGCGTCGAAGGAAGCCGATTATGTGGTGGCCCAGACCTACAACGTGGATGGCGGCAACTGGATGAACTGA